ATTGGCCAAAGAGTTGCGGCATTGGTTAATGGAAAACTCCCGGCGGGCCAGCACAATATCACGTGGGATGCCAAAGACATGCCTTCGGGTATTTATTTCTATAAACTCGAAGCTGGCACGTTCAGTCAAGTGAAGAAAATGATCCTCGCAAAATAATCCGGCGCTTGCTCGAATACCGTTCTGATTTGAAAACGAACAATCGCAAGATTTGATGGATTATTATGCTGGTGTTTCTTACCCTCGGGATGCAGTTTACGCCCGAGGGTTTTTCATTAATCCTGTTATCCAGATGAAAACCAAATCCAAAAAGAAAAAAACACCGGCAAAATCTTCACGCGCTGCCGTTGCGCCTCGCCATCGGCGGCAAACGCGCTGGATGATCGCCGGCGCAATTTTAGCGGCCATCGTCATTACGGTGGCCGTTTTCGTTGAACAACGCGAGCCTATGCTGGTGACGCCTGCATTTGACGGCGACCGCGCGTTTGCGCTATTGCAGCGGCAGTGTGACTTCGGGCCGCGCGTGCCAGGCACTGCAGCGCACGCCGAGACGCGCGCTTTTCTCGTTGCCGAATTGCAAAAATTTGCCGATAATGTCGTCGAACAATCATTTGAGCATACGATCGGCCGCCTGCAACAGACGGTTACGTTGACAAATATCATTGCCGGATTCAATTTGCAAGCGGGCCGCCGCGTGCTGCTCTGCGCGCATTGGGATTCGCGCCCATGGGCCGATCAAGACCCGGACTCCAGCCGGCATGATGAACCGGTTCTGGGCGCGAACGATGGCGCTTCCGGCGTCGCCGTGTTGCTTGAAATTGCGGCTGTGCTCAAAGCGAATCCGCCTGCGGTGGGTGTTGATTTGATCTTGTTCGACGGTGAAGATTTTGGCGCGCCCGGTGAATCGCGCAGCTATGCCATCGGCGCGCAGCATTTCGCCGCCACCAAAGATGCGCGCTACAATCCCATGTTCGGCATTTTGCTCGACATGGTGGGCGATCGCGATTTGACGATTTATCAAGAACGAAACTCGGTGCGCTTCGCTGGCAGCGTGGTCGATCGCGTGTGGAACCTGGCCAGCCGCTTGGGCGTCAATGAATTCATGCCGGGCGTGCGCCACGAAGTTTTTGACGATCATG
This genomic stretch from Cytophagia bacterium CHB2 harbors:
- a CDS encoding M28 family peptidase: MDYYAGVSYPRDAVYARGFFINPVIQMKTKSKKKKTPAKSSRAAVAPRHRRQTRWMIAGAILAAIVITVAVFVEQREPMLVTPAFDGDRAFALLQRQCDFGPRVPGTAAHAETRAFLVAELQKFADNVVEQSFEHTIGRLQQTVTLTNIIAGFNLQAGRRVLLCAHWDSRPWADQDPDSSRHDEPVLGANDGASGVAVLLEIAAVLKANPPAVGVDLILFDGEDFGAPGESRSYAIGAQHFAATKDARYNPMFGILLDMVGDRDLTIYQERNSVRFAGSVVDRVWNLASRLGVNEFMPGVRHEVFDDHVPLLETGIPVINLIDFDYPYWHTTADTPDKCSAESLAKVGKVVLAAVYNVE